The Bacteroidota bacterium genome window below encodes:
- a CDS encoding DUF3830 family protein — MSGFQIKTNDGVTIHFKYYSEAPETSKAFDASLPFTKTFFHAKVSGEEIWTDNAPELDIIQENSSVFIHPGEVVIGPLNPSRNKVVKCMGVMYGEGKLLDCGNIFAKVYDEDLPKLVNLGLKHWREGFQELTFEKLN; from the coding sequence ATGTCTGGATTTCAAATAAAAACAAACGACGGAGTAACAATCCATTTTAAATATTACTCCGAAGCACCGGAAACATCAAAAGCATTTGATGCATCGCTGCCGTTCACAAAAACATTCTTTCATGCAAAAGTATCGGGAGAGGAAATCTGGACTGATAACGCACCAGAACTGGATATTATACAGGAGAATTCCTCTGTGTTTATTCATCCCGGCGAAGTTGTAATTGGTCCTTTAAATCCCTCACGTAACAAAGTTGTAAAGTGCATGGGAGTAATGTACGGAGAGGGTAAGCTGCTTGACTGCGGTAATATTTTTGCCAAGGTGTATGATGAAGATTTACCTAAACTTGTCAACTTGGGTCTTAAACATTGGAGAGAAGGATTTCAGGAATTGACTTTTGAAAAACTGAATTAA
- a CDS encoding O-methyltransferase gives MDNKIFEDVDKYIEELLIPQDEALLKAEESLVTENIPQISVSPNQGKLLQILAMSCNAKRILEVGTLAGYSTIWLARALPDDGKLITIEFEPHHAEVAMKNITRAGLEDKVEIRNGKAMEVLQNLIEEKIEPFDFIFIDADKPPYTEYFQLALKLSHKGTMIIADNVIRNGDILNENSADEKVLGVQRFNKFLSECKEVNVTIIQTVGVKEYDGMAIAVVK, from the coding sequence ATGGACAACAAAATATTTGAAGACGTAGATAAGTATATTGAAGAACTTCTCATTCCGCAGGACGAGGCTTTATTAAAAGCAGAAGAATCTTTAGTAACAGAAAATATTCCTCAGATAAGTGTTTCACCCAATCAGGGCAAGCTTCTGCAAATCCTTGCAATGAGCTGTAATGCAAAAAGAATTTTGGAAGTTGGTACACTTGCAGGCTACAGCACAATCTGGCTGGCACGGGCATTACCTGATGACGGAAAGCTCATAACAATTGAGTTTGAACCGCATCATGCAGAAGTCGCAATGAAAAACATAACAAGAGCCGGACTTGAAGATAAAGTTGAAATAAGAAACGGTAAAGCAATGGAAGTTTTGCAAAATCTGATAGAAGAAAAAATTGAACCATTCGATTTTATTTTCATTGATGCTGATAAGCCGCCTTATACAGAATATTTTCAGTTAGCATTAAAGCTCTCACATAAAGGCACGATGATTATTGCAGATAACGTTATCCGCAATGGAGATATACTGAATGAAAACAGTGCGGATGAAAAAGTGTTGGGAGTGCAGAGGTTCAATAAATTTTTATCTGAGTGCAAAGAAGTTAATGTAACAATAATCCAGACCGTCGGAGTAAAAGAGTACGACGGAATGGCAATAGCGGTAGTGAAATAA